A single window of Methanomassiliicoccus sp. DNA harbors:
- a CDS encoding glycosyltransferase family 4 protein, with protein MRILHVENQAGVAWQLAQAQRRLGHDAVVIETYANPLNLPHDRDFYYAHQSFGKDLSNGIRMVRFAQDFDVVHLHGGIHWKRWDALAIKLFRRRPMVVHYHGSEARDGYGMRYQFLADHKFLSRPDLSRWVPDGEYVPNPVEELPYSFDTSSRPRVVHMVVNRRTKGTDLIVRALDELREEGLDFEPVVLERVDHSMAMDELSRSHVLIDQVLPPSPRLPSIIGLATLEAMSMGKAAISTFDAEYRPFYPGCPVIAIDASAEALKQAVWECISDLEVTRVRGLAGREYVKKDHSADEIVKRIMPVYESLVRK; from the coding sequence ATGCGGATACTGCATGTGGAGAACCAAGCGGGTGTGGCATGGCAGCTGGCGCAGGCCCAGCGGAGGCTGGGCCACGACGCCGTGGTCATCGAGACCTACGCGAACCCCTTGAACCTCCCGCATGACCGCGACTTCTACTACGCCCATCAGAGTTTCGGCAAGGACCTGTCCAACGGCATTCGGATGGTCCGCTTCGCCCAAGACTTCGATGTCGTCCACCTCCATGGAGGCATACATTGGAAGCGATGGGATGCCCTGGCCATCAAGCTGTTCCGGAGGAGGCCGATGGTCGTCCACTACCACGGCAGCGAGGCCAGGGACGGCTATGGTATGAGGTACCAGTTCCTGGCAGACCATAAGTTCCTGTCCCGTCCGGACCTCTCGAGGTGGGTGCCCGACGGGGAGTACGTCCCCAATCCAGTAGAGGAACTCCCATACTCCTTCGATACTTCCTCCAGGCCAAGGGTCGTGCACATGGTGGTGAACCGCCGCACTAAGGGCACTGACCTTATCGTCCGCGCCCTTGACGAGCTCCGGGAAGAGGGTTTAGATTTCGAGCCGGTGGTCCTGGAACGGGTCGATCACTCTATGGCGATGGATGAGCTATCGAGGTCCCATGTCCTCATCGACCAGGTCCTCCCTCCGTCCCCGAGGCTTCCTAGCATCATTGGCCTGGCCACACTGGAGGCGATGAGCATGGGGAAGGCAGCGATCTCGACCTTCGATGCGGAGTACCGGCCCTTCTATCCTGGCTGCCCGGTGATCGCCATCGATGCCAGCGCCGAGGCGCTCAAGCAGGCAGTGTGGGAATGCATCAGCGACCTTGAGGTGACGAGAGTGCGGGGCCTCGCCGGCCGGGAGTATGTCAAGAAGGACCACTCTGCGG
- a CDS encoding DUF362 domain-containing protein translates to MPFADDRVSVVRCSDYDQDKATAAVARAIELLGGLDRFVSPGQHVVLKPNLLQAAPPERCVTPHPAVVHAVAKLLVEHGCEVVIAESAGGGTMHSEGGLRKLYEVTGMDRAAESAGVKLSFDTSSRDAPNPNGKLVKRFEVITPVLEADAVVSVSKAKTHVLTSMTGATKNIFGTLPGMEKPSFHGRLTEVDDFAEMLLDLNALVRPRLQVMDAVVGMEGEGPSGGDPRPIGVILASGSYAALDVVAARLMAFRPEEVPTLRKAMERGLLPADYGVNTVGDDPSSIAVPDYRHPRTATAGVSRHLSGPLLRLMRVYALRPVVMVDRCIGCGLCAKSCPRSTIRMVKGKARIKHHDCIRCYCCHEMCPQKAIGLQRSLGGRIMVRLTERRPKAME, encoded by the coding sequence ATGCCTTTCGCCGATGACCGAGTGTCCGTGGTGAGGTGCAGTGACTATGATCAGGACAAGGCGACCGCGGCGGTCGCCCGTGCGATCGAACTGCTCGGCGGTCTCGACCGTTTCGTCTCTCCGGGGCAGCATGTCGTCTTGAAGCCGAACCTGCTGCAGGCCGCGCCACCCGAAAGATGCGTGACCCCCCATCCTGCGGTCGTCCATGCTGTGGCCAAGCTCCTGGTGGAGCACGGTTGCGAGGTTGTCATCGCCGAGAGCGCCGGAGGAGGCACGATGCATAGCGAGGGCGGGCTGCGCAAGCTGTATGAGGTGACCGGGATGGATAGGGCGGCCGAGTCGGCCGGCGTCAAGCTCAGCTTCGACACCTCGTCGCGGGATGCTCCCAACCCCAATGGCAAGCTGGTCAAGCGGTTCGAGGTCATCACTCCGGTGCTCGAGGCCGACGCCGTGGTGTCGGTGAGCAAGGCCAAGACCCATGTGCTGACATCCATGACGGGAGCGACGAAGAACATTTTCGGGACGCTGCCGGGCATGGAAAAGCCCAGTTTCCACGGCCGCCTGACCGAGGTGGACGATTTCGCCGAGATGCTTCTCGATCTCAATGCTCTCGTGCGGCCGAGGCTCCAGGTCATGGATGCAGTCGTGGGAATGGAGGGGGAGGGGCCGTCCGGCGGGGACCCTAGGCCTATCGGGGTCATCCTAGCCAGCGGGAGCTATGCGGCCCTCGATGTCGTCGCGGCAAGGCTCATGGCCTTCCGTCCGGAGGAGGTCCCGACCCTTCGGAAGGCCATGGAACGCGGGCTCCTTCCCGCCGACTATGGCGTCAACACGGTGGGGGATGATCCATCCTCCATCGCCGTTCCTGACTACCGCCATCCCCGCACCGCCACCGCCGGGGTATCCCGGCACCTCAGCGGTCCGCTGTTGCGCCTCATGCGTGTCTACGCTCTCCGCCCCGTGGTCATGGTCGACAGGTGTATCGGCTGTGGGCTGTGTGCGAAGAGTTGCCCTCGAAGCACCATCCGCATGGTGAAAGGAAAGGCCAGGATCAAGCACCACGACTGCATCCGATGCTATTGTTGCCATGAGATGTGTCCTCAGAAGGCCATCGGGTTGCAGAGGAGCCTGGGCGGTCGGATCATGGTGCGCCTGACCGAGAGGCGTCCCAAGGCCATGGAGTGA